From Ignisphaera aggregans DSM 17230, the proteins below share one genomic window:
- a CDS encoding UBA/THIF-type NAD/FAD binding protein (COGs: COG0476 Dinucleotide-utilizing protein involved in molybdopterin and thiamine biosynthesis family 2~InterPro IPR007901:IPR000594~KEGG: smr:Smar_0789 UBA/ThiF-type NAD/FAD binding protein~PFAM: UBA/THIF-type NAD/FAD binding protein; MoeZ/MoeB domain protein~SPTR: A3DMN0 UBA/THIF-type NAD/FAD binding protein~PFAM: MoeZ/MoeB domain; ThiF family~TIGRFAM: bacteriocin biosynthesis cyclodehydratase, SagC family), which produces MMDSRSMERYDRQIILLGVENQKRLKDSRILVVGAGGLGSAALNYLAVAGIGNIILIDNGIVELSNLNRQILYSEEDLGKPKAKIACEKLRKLNPEINIECLEDTFTYELGEELIKKVDIAIDALDSWEPRFILNKLCVKYRKPFVHAGIEGWYGQITTIFPGKGPCLYCLIRKARSREKIPVIGVTPGVLGVLEAAEAIKVILGIGEPLIGRLLIVDLYTMDFKIIAIKRDPNCPICSIL; this is translated from the coding sequence ATGATGGATTCTAGATCTATGGAGAGATATGATAGACAGATAATATTGTTAGGAGTTGAGAATCAAAAACGTTTAAAAGATTCAAGGATTTTAGTTGTTGGTGCTGGGGGTCTGGGATCAGCAGCTCTAAACTACTTAGCTGTTGCTGGAATTGGCAATATAATCCTGATTGACAATGGGATTGTGGAGCTTAGTAATCTGAATAGACAGATACTCTATAGTGAAGAAGATTTGGGTAAACCTAAGGCTAAAATAGCATGTGAGAAGCTTAGGAAATTAAATCCTGAGATTAATATTGAATGTCTTGAAGATACCTTCACATATGAACTAGGTGAAGAGCTTATTAAAAAGGTTGATATAGCTATTGATGCGCTAGATAGCTGGGAACCTCGTTTTATTCTAAATAAACTCTGTGTTAAATATAGAAAACCATTTGTACATGCTGGTATAGAGGGATGGTATGGACAAATAACAACAATATTTCCAGGAAAGGGACCATGCCTCTATTGTTTAATTAGAAAAGCAAGATCTAGAGAGAAAATACCTGTAATAGGAGTTACCCCAGGAGTGCTAGGGGTCTTGGAAGCTGCAGAAGCTATAAAGGTGATCTTGGGTATCGGCGAACCTCTAATTGGAAGACTTTTGATAGTTGATTTATATACAATGGACTTCAAGATTATAGCCATAAAAAGAGATCCCAATTGTCCCATCTGTAGCATACTTTAA
- a CDS encoding hydrogenase expression/formation protein HypE (COGs: COG0309 Hydrogenase maturation factor~InterPro IPR010918:IPR000728:IPR011854~KEGG: smr:Smar_0012 hydrogenase expression/formation protein HypE~PFAM: AIR synthase related protein; AIR synthase related protein domain protein~SPTR: A3DKG6 Hydrogenase expression/formation protein HypE~TIGRFAM: hydrogenase expression/formation protein HypE~PFAM: AIR synthase related protein, N-terminal domain; AIR synthase related protein, C-terminal domain~TIGRFAM: hydrogenase expression/formation protein HypE) — protein sequence MTLVHGSGARETFDLIMKTIVSKVPERLRKVNGGMGIDVLDDGAVIPIGDKYLVITMDSYTVKPIFFPGGSIGTLAISGTINDLVVMGARPIAIMDSITVEEGFELNVLEKIVNDMIDLLKKYDIPLIGGDFKVMPRGNLDKIIITTTGIGLAQNPIVDTRIRIGDKIIVTDPIASHGAVIIASQLGLLDNIKNIKSDAKPLIDALLPVIEKYGEHIHAARDPTRGGIASILNEWAINNDVTIVIDRSKIPIEPEVRAFLEALGIDFLSVASEGVAILAVDPQYSDDIVNELRSRGCKAEIIGEVVKPQSELLKGKVIAITEIGGRTIVASRGLNLPRIC from the coding sequence GTGACATTAGTACATGGTTCTGGAGCTAGAGAGACCTTTGACTTGATTATGAAGACGATAGTTAGTAAGGTTCCCGAAAGGCTTAGAAAGGTCAATGGTGGTATGGGTATAGATGTTCTAGATGATGGTGCAGTTATTCCTATAGGAGATAAATACCTCGTTATTACAATGGATAGCTATACAGTTAAACCGATTTTCTTTCCCGGAGGAAGTATTGGTACATTAGCTATTAGTGGTACCATAAATGATTTAGTGGTTATGGGAGCTAGACCCATAGCCATAATGGATTCTATAACAGTTGAAGAGGGCTTTGAACTCAATGTTTTAGAAAAGATAGTCAATGATATGATAGACTTGTTGAAGAAATATGATATACCATTGATTGGTGGAGACTTTAAGGTTATGCCTAGAGGGAATCTAGATAAGATTATTATAACTACAACAGGAATAGGCTTGGCTCAGAACCCTATTGTTGATACAAGGATAAGGATTGGCGATAAGATTATTGTTACAGATCCTATAGCATCCCATGGAGCAGTTATAATTGCGTCACAGCTAGGGCTTCTTGATAATATAAAGAATATCAAGAGCGATGCAAAACCACTCATAGATGCATTACTCCCTGTGATTGAGAAATATGGAGAACATATTCATGCTGCAAGAGATCCTACAAGAGGGGGGATAGCATCAATACTTAACGAATGGGCAATTAATAATGATGTAACTATAGTGATTGATAGGTCTAAGATACCTATTGAGCCAGAGGTAAGAGCATTTCTAGAAGCTCTAGGAATAGATTTTCTATCTGTTGCAAGTGAGGGTGTAGCTATATTAGCAGTAGACCCTCAATATAGCGATGATATTGTAAATGAGTTGAGGTCGAGGGGTTGCAAAGCAGAAATCATAGGCGAGGTAGTTAAGCCTCAGTCAGAGCTATTGAAGGGTAAGGTAATTGCTATTACAGAAATTGGTGGTAGGACTATAGTAGCTTCTAGAGGTCTAAATCTACCGAGAATATGTTAG
- a CDS encoding protease-associated PA domain protein (COGs: COG2234 aminopeptidase~InterPro IPR003137~KEGG: ton:TON_1919 hypothetical leucine aminopeptidase~PFAM: protease-associated PA domain protein~SPTR: B6YW44 Hypothetical leucine aminopeptidase~PFAM: Peptidase family M28) produces MFREIFTTLERYYSLREVVDFAAFLSKYNRIQGSSDLERAMMAIVDILKDLGNIQLNTYVYSYSERYGIHLPVVGWDVNECFIEMVKPSKRIIHSFINSKTCVVAHSPPGDVEAQVVYVGEGSEENSYRNVDGKIILAYGNPYLVYRIGSELGAKGFIFFRTTSPGNSVPYLSLFLTPDEAKHFTAPAASISHSEAQRIIRYLEKGEEVTMRIFVDSIFRSDAKIIVVEAGIGEGEKELHIYAHACHPAGTVNDNISGTASLLELLIAFNRAIDRNMLNIPKEMRLTFIWFPEYYGSLPYLIEKVENRNMKIDFGVNLDMIGEKQEVTGSTLNIIRPPTFLSNKLYESVTVASLLNTLSLNSTFSNMQNVLSYRIDIVPYDGGSDHDIYLQFDIPSIMLNQWPDKFYHTDQDTIDKFDPIIASRIVIAIGAPLYALATGSIDKTMLSNIIDAYEKFLQGYSKMKRIFSTSSTTNSYSSIDHEKRYKYIGPKGIISLRYLVNILPRETFSNIKDIINNSFMQFLFTRYIPLSLMTSARSLNEIRELIENEYGVRIELDKIKKMIVYLEKLGLITAT; encoded by the coding sequence ATGTTTCGAGAGATCTTTACCACATTAGAGAGGTATTATTCATTAAGAGAAGTAGTGGATTTTGCTGCATTTCTTTCAAAATACAATAGAATTCAGGGGAGTAGTGATCTCGAAAGAGCTATGATGGCTATAGTTGATATCTTAAAGGATTTAGGAAACATACAATTGAATACCTATGTATATAGCTATAGCGAAAGATATGGTATACATCTTCCGGTAGTAGGATGGGATGTTAATGAATGTTTTATAGAGATGGTTAAACCTAGTAAAAGAATTATACATTCATTTATTAATTCTAAAACATGTGTTGTAGCCCATAGCCCACCTGGTGATGTTGAAGCTCAGGTTGTATATGTTGGTGAAGGCTCTGAAGAGAATAGTTATAGAAATGTTGATGGAAAGATAATTCTGGCTTATGGAAATCCCTACCTAGTTTATAGAATAGGAAGTGAGCTAGGGGCAAAGGGATTTATATTCTTTAGAACTACTTCACCAGGTAATTCAGTACCATATCTATCCCTATTTCTTACACCAGATGAAGCAAAGCACTTCACAGCTCCAGCTGCAAGTATTTCTCATAGTGAGGCACAGAGAATTATTAGGTATTTGGAGAAGGGTGAGGAGGTAACTATGAGAATATTTGTAGATTCCATTTTTAGAAGTGATGCAAAGATAATAGTTGTTGAGGCAGGTATTGGAGAAGGAGAAAAGGAGCTACATATCTATGCACATGCATGTCATCCTGCTGGTACAGTTAATGATAATATAAGTGGTACTGCATCTCTTTTAGAGCTTTTAATAGCCTTTAATAGAGCTATAGATAGAAATATGCTTAATATTCCAAAAGAAATGAGATTGACATTTATATGGTTTCCAGAATATTATGGTTCTTTACCATATCTTATCGAAAAAGTTGAAAATAGAAATATGAAGATAGATTTTGGTGTAAATCTAGATATGATTGGCGAGAAGCAGGAGGTTACAGGGTCTACACTCAATATCATTCGACCCCCTACATTCCTCTCAAATAAACTTTATGAGTCAGTAACGGTAGCCTCATTGCTCAATACACTATCCCTTAACTCTACATTCTCCAACATGCAAAATGTACTCTCCTATAGAATAGATATAGTACCATACGATGGTGGTAGTGATCATGACATATATTTGCAATTCGATATCCCATCTATTATGTTAAACCAATGGCCAGATAAATTCTATCATACTGACCAAGATACTATAGATAAGTTTGACCCAATTATAGCCTCAAGAATAGTTATAGCAATAGGAGCTCCCTTGTATGCCTTAGCAACAGGTAGCATAGATAAGACAATGCTATCGAATATTATTGATGCCTATGAAAAATTTCTTCAAGGTTACTCGAAAATGAAGAGAATATTCTCTACAAGCTCCACTACAAATAGCTATAGTAGTATAGATCACGAGAAGAGATATAAGTATATAGGTCCTAAAGGCATAATTAGCTTAAGGTATCTAGTTAACATATTACCAAGAGAAACATTTAGCAATATAAAAGATATAATCAATAATAGCTTTATGCAATTTCTCTTCACCAGATACATTCCCCTATCACTAATGACCTCAGCTAGAAGTCTTAATGAGATTAGAGAATTAATTGAAAATGAATATGGAGTTAGAATAGAATTGGATAAGATAAAGAAGATGATAGTGTATCTTGAGAAACTCGGTCTAATTACAGCTACATAA
- a CDS encoding (NiFe) hydrogenase maturation protein HypF (COGs: COG0068 Hydrogenase maturation factor~InterProIPR020456:IPR011125:IPR001792:IPR006070:IPR 017968:IPR004421~KEGG: smr:Smar_0015 (NiFe) hydrogenase maturation protein HypF~PFAM: SUA5/yciO/yrdC domain; acylphosphatase; zinc finger HypF domain protein~SPTR: A3DKG9 (NiFe) hydrogenase maturation protein HypF~TIGRFAM: [NiFe] hydrogenase maturation protein HypF~PFAM: HypF finger; yrdC domain; Acylphosphatase~TIGRFAM: [NiFe] hydrogenase maturation protein HypF) has translation MYRAVRIFLVGLVQGVGFRPTINRVAKITGVKGYVRNLGGSEVEIFIEGSQESIDRFFRELSRQLPPYSLIDEITIISDEPRGLQSFEIMKSSRELVNRSMIPPDIAICDECLKEVLNPSDRRYRYPFNSCAWCGPRYSMIYSLPYDRENTSMRKYKLCRKCLDEYNDVYNVRRHHAQGISCPEDGPRLALYTSDGKLVDSSDPLKDAAKLIDEGYIVAVKGIGGFHIAALATDDDVVLMLRKRKNRPTKPFAIMCLNLDIASRLVYFVPPSSIDLLTSPQRPIVLLPKRHDSPVSRYVSPNMDVEGVFLPYTALHYLLLMETRDKFLIMTSANIHGEPMCIDDECVFTKLRGVVDYVLTHDREIVNRVDDSVVRYTDGIQVILRRGRGYAPKWIRLPIDLKRDVVAFGAELQTAGAIGFNDKVVLMPYIGDLDNVDTLRDFEKTLWFFINNYSIDLSKTLLVIDKHPLYASREIAYEIRKKYGSNIFEVQHHYAHILSTLADRGIDLDENIVGIAIDGVGYGDDGNIWGGEVILIQGRNGYRRCGHLEYIPITSDRDSIYPARISSAILISMLGSEAYNIIKKFGLIERLPYGEKEVQAIHNKIIMGDYIRCSSIGRYLDAVSALLGFITYRSYEGEPAIVMEAMSKNWNRIRDLEPIEIRLEDGVAIAKTLNYFIDILGYLDRADLMAKQELAFRIQLELGKVLARIAINELKGRRNMKQIIAVGGGASVNTYIVRGIREVGAEEDIEVILPRRIPPNDGGIAVGQVYATIAVDI, from the coding sequence ATGTATAGAGCTGTAAGGATATTTCTAGTAGGGCTTGTACAAGGGGTAGGCTTTAGACCAACAATAAATAGAGTAGCTAAAATTACTGGAGTTAAAGGCTATGTGAGGAATCTAGGTGGATCCGAAGTCGAGATATTTATTGAAGGCTCTCAAGAATCTATAGACAGATTCTTCCGTGAACTATCTAGACAGTTACCTCCATATAGTCTAATAGATGAAATAACAATAATTAGTGATGAGCCTAGGGGATTACAGAGCTTTGAAATTATGAAAAGTAGTAGAGAGCTTGTAAATAGGTCCATGATACCGCCAGACATAGCTATATGTGATGAGTGTTTAAAAGAAGTATTGAATCCTAGTGATCGTAGGTATAGATATCCATTCAATTCATGTGCTTGGTGCGGACCCCGATACTCAATGATTTATAGTCTTCCATATGATCGCGAAAATACCTCTATGAGGAAGTATAAGCTTTGTAGAAAGTGTTTAGATGAATACAATGATGTATATAATGTGCGTAGACATCATGCTCAAGGAATTAGCTGTCCAGAGGATGGACCAAGGCTAGCTTTATATACATCAGATGGAAAGCTAGTTGATTCATCAGATCCATTGAAAGATGCAGCTAAGCTCATAGACGAGGGTTATATAGTTGCTGTGAAAGGGATTGGAGGATTTCATATAGCAGCTTTAGCTACAGATGATGATGTTGTTCTCATGTTGAGAAAGAGGAAGAATAGACCTACAAAACCATTTGCTATTATGTGTCTAAACCTAGATATAGCATCGAGACTTGTTTACTTTGTACCACCATCATCAATAGATCTCTTAACCTCTCCTCAAAGACCAATAGTACTATTGCCAAAACGTCATGATAGTCCTGTTTCACGATATGTATCTCCTAATATGGATGTCGAGGGGGTATTCCTGCCATATACAGCTCTTCATTATCTTCTTCTCATGGAGACTAGAGACAAGTTCTTAATTATGACTAGTGCCAATATTCATGGAGAGCCTATGTGTATTGATGATGAATGTGTATTTACAAAGCTTAGAGGTGTTGTAGACTATGTATTGACTCATGATAGAGAAATAGTTAATAGGGTTGACGACTCCGTAGTTAGGTATACTGATGGTATTCAAGTCATTCTTCGTAGGGGAAGAGGATATGCACCAAAATGGATTAGACTACCAATAGATTTAAAACGAGATGTGGTAGCATTTGGTGCAGAGCTACAAACCGCTGGTGCTATTGGTTTCAACGATAAAGTAGTTTTAATGCCATACATTGGCGATCTAGATAATGTAGACACATTGAGAGATTTTGAGAAAACCCTATGGTTTTTCATAAATAATTATTCAATAGATTTATCAAAGACATTATTGGTTATAGATAAGCATCCTCTATATGCCTCAAGAGAAATTGCATATGAGATTAGGAAGAAGTATGGTAGTAATATTTTCGAGGTTCAGCATCACTATGCACATATACTCTCGACATTAGCTGATAGGGGCATAGATTTAGATGAAAATATTGTTGGTATAGCTATAGACGGTGTTGGTTATGGCGATGATGGTAATATATGGGGTGGAGAAGTTATTTTGATCCAAGGCAGAAACGGTTATAGGCGATGTGGACATCTAGAATACATACCGATAACAAGTGATAGAGATTCTATATATCCGGCAAGAATATCTTCAGCAATACTAATAAGTATGTTGGGATCGGAGGCCTATAATATTATCAAGAAATTTGGTTTAATTGAAAGACTTCCCTATGGTGAGAAGGAAGTGCAAGCGATACACAATAAGATCATCATGGGTGATTACATAAGGTGTTCTAGTATTGGAAGATATCTTGATGCTGTTTCAGCATTACTAGGTTTTATAACTTATCGAAGTTATGAAGGTGAACCAGCTATAGTTATGGAGGCTATGTCTAAAAATTGGAATAGAATTAGAGATCTAGAGCCAATAGAAATAAGACTAGAAGATGGTGTGGCGATAGCAAAGACATTGAATTACTTTATAGATATTCTGGGATATCTGGACAGAGCAGATCTGATGGCGAAGCAGGAATTGGCATTTAGGATTCAGCTAGAGTTGGGTAAGGTATTGGCTAGAATAGCTATAAACGAGTTGAAAGGTAGAAGAAATATGAAGCAAATTATAGCTGTTGGTGGTGGAGCTTCTGTTAATACCTACATAGTTCGAGGAATTAGAGAGGTAGGAGCTGAAGAAGATATAGAGGTAATTCTTCCAAGAAGGATACCGCCAAACGATGGAGGTATTGCTGTAGGTCAAGTTTATGCAACTATAGCTGTAGATATATAG
- a CDS encoding Dehydrogenase (flavoprotein) (COGs: COG0644 Dehydrogenase (flavoprotein)~KEGG: iho:Igni_0583 dehydrogenase (flavoprotein)-like protein~SPTR: A8AA13 Dehydrogenase (Flavoprotein)-like protein) → MSTLAIIGAGISGLLTAYYALSNRTISQIILFEQRAKIPRKHCAGIISPETLSLLPYGLKYVENKYRNIEFHILPYIRITLRCSNTIAYKIDRVKHEMELYRTLIANGIDIQLSKKILMIDTKGGNDLVIHDLSTKDVIRKRFDYIIIGEGYPNKLSLDVGLNAMIKPLHGVQQDVIYSSKNVDKDTLYVFFDPIIFGGGFGWFIPITENRGVIGLACNEKPMEMLSIFRKILSKRLKMSINSITDTYGGKVLQGYPKSICRDNICALGDAIGMVKSISGGGLYAISRMSNVYARNIGINDIARQKEVREMLSELWIQYIFKRSLWRIVGMLKNSMFLDSTFSIELEVSQLDYDRHEKLPLDLIRYLISFKLRQG, encoded by the coding sequence TTGTCTACTCTAGCAATTATTGGAGCTGGTATAAGTGGATTATTAACGGCATACTATGCTTTATCTAACAGAACAATATCACAGATTATATTATTTGAGCAAAGAGCTAAAATACCAAGAAAGCATTGTGCTGGTATAATATCACCTGAAACTCTATCACTATTACCTTATGGCTTAAAATACGTTGAAAATAAGTATAGAAATATCGAATTTCACATACTACCATATATAAGGATAACGTTAAGATGTAGCAATACTATAGCATACAAAATTGATCGTGTTAAACATGAAATGGAGCTTTATAGAACGCTCATAGCAAATGGAATAGATATACAATTGAGCAAAAAGATACTAATGATAGATACTAAAGGAGGTAATGATTTGGTTATCCATGACCTATCAACAAAGGATGTCATCAGAAAAAGATTTGATTACATTATAATAGGTGAAGGTTATCCAAATAAGCTATCCTTAGATGTAGGTCTCAATGCTATGATTAAACCTCTTCATGGTGTACAACAGGACGTTATATATAGTTCTAAAAATGTGGATAAGGATACACTATATGTATTCTTTGATCCAATAATCTTTGGTGGAGGGTTCGGATGGTTTATACCTATTACCGAGAATAGAGGGGTCATAGGTCTAGCATGTAATGAAAAACCTATGGAAATGCTTTCCATTTTTAGAAAGATTTTGTCGAAGAGACTTAAAATGAGTATAAATAGCATAACTGATACGTATGGTGGAAAGGTGTTACAAGGATATCCAAAGTCTATATGTAGAGATAATATATGTGCTTTAGGTGATGCAATAGGTATGGTAAAAAGCATTAGTGGTGGAGGACTTTATGCTATATCAAGGATGTCTAATGTTTATGCAAGAAATATCGGTATTAATGATATAGCTAGGCAGAAAGAAGTTAGAGAGATGCTATCTGAGCTATGGATACAATACATCTTTAAACGTTCTCTATGGAGGATCGTCGGAATGTTGAAGAACTCTATGTTCCTTGACTCTACGTTCTCTATTGAATTAGAGGTTTCACAACTTGATTATGATAGACATGAAAAATTACCTCTAGATCTTATTAGGTATTTGATATCGTTTAAGCTTAGACAAGGATGA